From Methanococcus maripaludis, one genomic window encodes:
- a CDS encoding topoisomerase DNA-binding C4 zinc finger domain-containing protein: MSNELFETLTSNIHFNVTEMGRKTWNQNWMVPENLITIVGLKNGKKPVFYYGLTENYRTNFVLKKGTSENGNKYINARVYFRFCKDTIVEKEKYVVANGFNGLLLGIKIGKTEFINTFKSMLLEEYKRGDAHTIEVLERMKDRNVFESVEESAQYIADRDYNWLIGRLKYKGKLFNYSGQGYWLLPLKTQMELTKGFVEEDCDLTIDLENTEVFENYLIYVDTINSVVRYNGERLCTSGYSLAEELKKHNDENTCPWCGEKLRLIRTKKGEFLGCSSYPTCLYRRFLNKK, encoded by the coding sequence ATGTCAAACGAATTATTTGAAACCCTTACAAGTAATATTCACTTTAATGTGACAGAAATGGGTAGAAAAACGTGGAATCAAAACTGGATGGTTCCTGAAAACCTGATTACAATTGTAGGACTTAAGAATGGTAAAAAACCTGTATTCTACTACGGGCTTACTGAAAATTACAGAACAAACTTCGTTTTAAAAAAAGGAACTTCAGAAAACGGCAATAAATACATAAATGCCAGAGTTTACTTCAGATTCTGTAAGGATACAATTGTTGAAAAGGAAAAATACGTTGTTGCAAACGGATTTAACGGCCTATTACTCGGAATAAAAATAGGAAAAACTGAATTTATAAACACTTTCAAAAGTATGCTCCTTGAAGAGTACAAAAGAGGAGATGCACATACAATCGAAGTTTTAGAAAGAATGAAAGATAGAAATGTCTTTGAATCTGTTGAAGAAAGTGCTCAGTATATTGCTGATAGAGATTACAACTGGTTAATCGGCAGATTAAAATATAAAGGCAAATTATTCAACTATTCCGGTCAAGGCTACTGGTTACTTCCTTTGAAAACCCAGATGGAATTAACAAAAGGTTTCGTTGAAGAAGACTGTGATTTAACGATAGACCTTGAAAATACAGAAGTTTTCGAAAACTACCTTATCTACGTTGACACGATAAACAGTGTCGTTAGATACAATGGTGAAAGGCTCTGTACTTCAGGATATTCGCTTGCAGAAGAGTTGAAAAAACATAACGACGAAAATACCTGTCCTTGGTGTGGGGAAAAATTAAGGCTCATAAGAACCAAAAAAGGAGAATTTTTAGGTTGCTCCTCTTATCCAACATGCCTTTACAGGCGATTTTTAAATAAAAAATAA
- the hypF gene encoding carbamoyltransferase HypF has translation MTTKRIDVKGIVQGVGFRPFVYRIAKKNDMQGYVKNMGNYVEIVVSGELKNIDAFLSDLKLEKPPLSKIDSISIKNIDENLNEIYSDFTITLSENSEIEEEGTIPPDISICDECLKEIMDKTDRRSNYAFTACTNCGPRFTVIEKLPYDRENTSMKDFPLCENCIEEYKSPENRRFHAQATCCEFCGPELFITNNSGKIVSNDIVDAVKFLENGKILAIKGIGGTHLVCSINSDETVLELRKRLNRPTQAFAIMSREEYLDLFSKIDENELNAIKSPKKPIVALKKNELYGKYFSKHVSNLNTIGVMLPYSGLHHLLFENTDQIAYIMTSANMPGLPMSIDNEQILEKLGNIADYFLLHNRKIVNRCDDSVLKEINGKMELLRRSRGFAPEPVEVNYGTIKNSNKNILALGPELNSVACLVKNNKFYLTQYIGNTGKYETFNYLKEAVENLIKITNTNKIDTIVCDLHPSFNSTIFAKELGEKYGIPVTQIQHHESHCYSLMGDSDIFENNVTIAIDGLGYGNDGNIWGGEIFLFKDGKIERTGHLEEQIQPGADLASKYPLRMLASVLHKANLNVSEIIKGYNYFSEKELKLILFQLEKNINVSKTTSTGRILDSISALVSLCFERTYDGEPSIRLEALANAYNGKISEIETLVEDSLKIENNIIDTTSLIVKSLEMLNNNEKIEKIAYFIHIALADGLSKIAIETAKKQGIEYIGITGGVSYNKIISERIVEKIEKESLKPLIHERIPNGDGGISFGQAIGYLLNSN, from the coding sequence ATGACTACAAAACGAATAGATGTCAAAGGCATCGTTCAGGGCGTTGGTTTTAGGCCTTTCGTATACAGAATTGCTAAAAAAAACGACATGCAAGGTTATGTCAAAAACATGGGAAATTACGTTGAAATAGTAGTTTCTGGAGAATTGAAAAATATTGATGCTTTTTTATCAGATTTGAAACTCGAAAAACCGCCACTATCAAAAATCGATAGCATTTCTATTAAAAATATAGATGAAAATTTAAACGAAATTTACAGCGATTTTACAATAACATTAAGTGAAAACTCCGAAATTGAAGAAGAAGGAACTATTCCTCCCGATATTTCGATATGTGATGAATGTTTAAAAGAAATAATGGATAAAACGGACAGAAGATCAAATTACGCATTCACCGCATGCACAAACTGCGGTCCAAGATTTACTGTCATTGAAAAACTGCCTTATGATAGAGAAAACACGTCAATGAAAGATTTTCCATTGTGTGAAAACTGTATCGAAGAATATAAAAGTCCAGAAAATCGAAGATTCCACGCTCAGGCCACCTGCTGTGAATTTTGCGGTCCAGAACTTTTTATAACCAACAATTCTGGAAAAATAGTAAGTAATGACATTGTTGATGCCGTTAAATTCCTAGAAAATGGAAAAATCCTTGCAATTAAAGGGATTGGTGGAACTCACCTCGTTTGTTCAATTAATTCCGATGAAACTGTTTTAGAACTTCGAAAAAGACTTAACAGACCAACTCAAGCTTTTGCAATTATGAGTCGAGAAGAATATTTAGATTTATTTTCAAAAATTGATGAAAACGAATTAAATGCAATAAAATCTCCAAAAAAACCAATTGTTGCCCTGAAAAAAAATGAACTTTATGGAAAATATTTTTCAAAACACGTTTCAAACCTAAACACCATTGGAGTAATGCTCCCTTATTCCGGACTTCACCACCTTCTTTTTGAAAATACTGACCAAATTGCATATATAATGACTTCTGCAAACATGCCCGGACTTCCAATGTCGATAGACAATGAACAGATTTTAGAAAAATTAGGAAATATTGCAGATTATTTTTTACTCCACAACCGAAAAATTGTAAATCGATGTGACGACAGCGTTTTAAAAGAAATAAATGGAAAAATGGAACTTTTAAGGCGTTCTAGAGGCTTTGCTCCAGAACCTGTTGAAGTAAATTATGGAACAATTAAAAACAGTAACAAAAACATTCTTGCTCTTGGCCCTGAATTAAACTCGGTTGCATGTTTGGTTAAAAATAACAAGTTTTATTTAACGCAGTATATTGGAAATACTGGAAAATACGAAACTTTTAATTATTTAAAGGAAGCTGTAGAAAATTTGATAAAAATCACGAACACGAACAAAATTGATACAATAGTCTGCGATTTGCACCCTTCTTTTAATTCAACGATTTTTGCAAAAGAACTTGGAGAAAAGTATGGAATTCCTGTAACCCAAATACAACACCATGAAAGCCACTGCTATTCATTAATGGGAGATTCAGATATTTTTGAAAATAACGTCACAATTGCAATTGACGGCCTTGGATACGGTAACGATGGAAATATCTGGGGTGGAGAGATATTTTTATTTAAAGATGGAAAAATTGAAAGAACTGGTCACCTTGAAGAACAAATTCAGCCTGGAGCCGATCTTGCATCAAAATATCCGTTAAGAATGCTTGCTTCTGTGTTACATAAAGCCAATCTAAACGTTTCTGAAATTATTAAAGGATATAACTATTTTTCAGAAAAAGAACTGAAATTGATATTATTCCAGCTTGAAAAAAACATAAATGTTTCAAAAACTACCTCAACTGGCAGGATTCTGGATTCAATTTCTGCACTTGTTTCTCTTTGTTTTGAGAGAACTTACGATGGTGAGCCATCGATAAGGCTTGAAGCACTTGCAAATGCATATAATGGAAAAATCTCGGAAATTGAAACATTAGTAGAAGATTCTCTTAAAATTGAAAATAATATAATCGATACGACTTCTTTGATCGTTAAATCATTAGAAATGTTGAATAACAATGAAAAAATTGAAAAAATAGCGTATTTCATTCATATTGCGCTTGCAGACGGGCTATCAAAAATTGCAATTGAAACTGCAAAAAAACAAGGTATTGAATATATCGGAATAACTGGCGGAGTTTCGTACAACAAAATAATTTCTGAACGAATTGTTGAAAAAATTGAAAAAGAATCATTAAAACCATTGATTCATGAGCGAATTCCAAATGGGGATGGCGGAATTTCCTTTGGCCAAGCTATCGGATATCTTTTAAATTCCAATTGA
- a CDS encoding Coenzyme F420 hydrogenase/dehydrogenase, beta subunit C-terminal domain — MSYYLVQSTDEDILKHAECGGAVTAFFKYLLDKKLVDGVLALKKGEDVYDGLPYLVTDSKELVETCGSLHCAPTMFGKMISKHLKDMNLAVSVKPCDAMSIIELEKRHQIDKDKIYTIGLNCGGTVPPQTAKKMIELFYDVDPRDVIKEEIDKGKFIIELKDGSEKSVKIDELEEEGYGRRSNCQRCELKVPRNADLACGNWGAEKGWTFVEVSSEKGEELLKNAQKEGYINVKAPSEKALEIRGKIEKSMINLGKKFQKEHLDEKYPSNEKWNEYWSRCIKCYGCRDVCPICFCKECALGEDYLDKGTIPPDPVMFQGIRLSHMSFSCINCGQCEDVCPVEIPLSKIYHRAQQRIQETTGFVPGIDDTMPFLYK, encoded by the coding sequence ATGAGCTATTATTTAGTTCAGTCAACGGACGAAGATATTTTAAAGCATGCGGAATGTGGTGGGGCAGTTACTGCATTTTTCAAGTACCTTCTTGATAAAAAACTGGTTGATGGAGTTTTAGCACTTAAAAAAGGAGAAGACGTATATGACGGACTTCCCTATTTAGTTACTGATTCAAAAGAACTGGTTGAAACTTGCGGTTCACTTCACTGTGCTCCAACAATGTTTGGAAAAATGATAAGCAAGCACTTAAAAGATATGAATCTTGCAGTATCTGTAAAGCCATGTGACGCAATGTCCATAATAGAACTCGAAAAAAGACATCAAATTGACAAAGACAAGATATACACAATTGGATTGAATTGTGGTGGGACAGTACCTCCACAAACTGCAAAAAAGATGATTGAACTATTTTATGATGTAGATCCAAGAGATGTAATCAAAGAAGAAATCGATAAAGGTAAATTCATAATTGAATTAAAAGATGGAAGCGAAAAATCCGTTAAAATCGATGAACTCGAAGAAGAAGGATATGGAAGAAGATCAAACTGTCAAAGATGCGAATTAAAAGTTCCAAGAAATGCAGACCTCGCTTGCGGAAACTGGGGTGCTGAAAAAGGATGGACTTTTGTTGAAGTTAGTTCTGAAAAAGGAGAAGAATTACTTAAAAATGCGCAAAAAGAAGGCTACATAAATGTTAAAGCACCTTCTGAAAAAGCGCTTGAAATTAGGGGAAAAATCGAGAAATCAATGATCAATCTCGGTAAAAAATTCCAAAAAGAACATTTGGATGAAAAATACCCTTCAAATGAAAAATGGAATGAATACTGGAGCAGATGTATAAAATGCTACGGTTGTAGGGATGTATGCCCGATATGCTTCTGTAAAGAATGTGCTTTAGGTGAAGATTATCTTGATAAGGGAACAATACCGCCTGATCCAGTAATGTTCCAGGGAATAAGGCTGTCACACATGAGTTTCAGCTGTATAAACTGCGGACAGTGTGAAGATGTATGTCCTGTGGAAATTCCACTATCAAAAATCTACCACAGAGCACAGCAAAGAATTCAAGAAACAACAGGTTTCGTGCCAGGAATTGATGACACAATGCCATTTTTATACAAATAA
- a CDS encoding formate dehydrogenase H subunit alpha, selenocysteine-containing: MTEFKVVHTICPYCGTGCGIDLVVKDGKVVDSHPFKRHPVNEGKVCIKGNYCYEFVHSEDRLTKPLIKKNGEFIEATWDEALSLIAGKLKQYSPDEVAFFSCARGTNEESYALQKFARTVLKTNNVDHCARIUHAPTVVGLGECFGSGAMTNSITDLAQADVLLIYGSNTFEAHPLIARSIVKAKENGTKIIAIDPRTTHTAKMADLHLKLMPGSNIDLINTITNVIIQEGLADEEFIKNRTEGYDELKEVVSKYTPEKTAEISGIPAETIIEAARLYGGAKNAAIMYCLGVTEYTFGVDNVKSCCNLAMVTGNLGRPGTGVNPLRGQNNVQGACDMGALPNVFPGYQKVGETYERLEELWETADLNREIGLTSPEVLHEAGKQIKYLHIVGEDPMIADADINHVEKALKSLDLFVVQDIFLTETAKLADVVLPAACWAEKDGTFTNSERRVQRIRKAVDAPGEALPDWLIVRKLAEKMGAGEKLNFESASEIFDEMAKVIPQYAGMSFERLGIDGLQWPCKTPEDPGTPILHKEKFLRPNGLGKFVPVEHKDADELTDEEYPLILTTGRIIFHYNSGTMTRRCESITNEIDENFIEINTEDAKNLGIKAGEKVRVSSRRGTVNANARVTENVIKGVVYMSFHFLEEATNKLTNSAYDPVSKTAELKICAVNVEKI; the protein is encoded by the coding sequence ATGACCGAATTTAAGGTTGTTCATACCATATGCCCCTACTGCGGTACGGGTTGTGGTATTGACCTCGTAGTTAAGGACGGTAAAGTAGTAGATTCCCACCCTTTCAAAAGACACCCTGTAAACGAGGGTAAGGTCTGTATAAAAGGTAATTACTGTTATGAATTCGTTCATAGCGAAGATAGGCTAACAAAACCACTCATCAAAAAGAATGGGGAGTTTATTGAAGCTACGTGGGATGAAGCATTAAGTCTTATTGCAGGAAAATTAAAACAATATTCTCCTGACGAAGTAGCATTCTTTTCATGTGCTAGGGGCACTAATGAAGAAAGCTATGCTTTGCAGAAATTTGCAAGAACAGTACTGAAAACGAACAACGTAGATCACTGTGCTAGGATATGACACGCGCCAACGGTTGTAGGTCTTGGAGAATGTTTTGGGTCAGGTGCAATGACCAATTCAATCACTGATTTAGCACAAGCAGATGTACTGCTTATCTACGGTTCCAATACTTTTGAAGCTCACCCTTTAATAGCAAGAAGTATTGTAAAAGCCAAAGAAAACGGAACAAAAATAATTGCAATTGATCCAAGAACAACGCACACTGCAAAAATGGCAGATTTGCATTTAAAACTTATGCCTGGATCAAACATTGATTTAATAAATACTATCACGAATGTCATTATCCAAGAAGGACTGGCTGATGAAGAATTTATTAAAAACAGAACTGAAGGCTACGACGAACTAAAAGAAGTAGTTTCAAAATACACTCCAGAAAAAACAGCAGAAATTTCAGGAATTCCTGCAGAAACAATAATTGAAGCAGCAAGATTGTACGGCGGTGCAAAAAATGCGGCTATAATGTACTGTTTGGGTGTTACCGAATATACCTTTGGTGTGGACAACGTTAAATCATGCTGTAACCTTGCAATGGTTACTGGAAACCTTGGAAGACCTGGAACTGGTGTAAATCCATTAAGAGGCCAGAATAACGTTCAAGGTGCATGTGACATGGGTGCACTTCCAAACGTATTCCCTGGATACCAGAAAGTTGGGGAGACTTATGAAAGACTCGAAGAGTTATGGGAAACAGCAGATTTAAACCGGGAAATTGGATTAACAAGTCCTGAAGTATTACACGAAGCCGGAAAACAGATAAAATACCTCCACATTGTTGGGGAGGACCCAATGATTGCTGATGCAGATATAAACCACGTTGAAAAAGCTTTAAAAAGTCTGGATCTATTTGTGGTTCAAGATATATTCTTAACTGAAACTGCAAAACTCGCCGATGTTGTACTTCCTGCAGCTTGCTGGGCTGAAAAAGACGGAACATTTACAAATTCCGAAAGAAGAGTACAAAGAATTAGAAAAGCAGTGGACGCACCAGGGGAAGCGCTTCCAGACTGGCTCATCGTTCGAAAACTTGCCGAAAAAATGGGCGCTGGTGAAAAACTCAATTTCGAAAGTGCATCAGAAATATTCGATGAAATGGCAAAAGTTATTCCGCAATATGCAGGAATGTCTTTTGAAAGACTCGGTATCGATGGACTTCAGTGGCCATGTAAAACTCCAGAAGACCCTGGAACACCGATCCTCCACAAAGAAAAATTCTTAAGGCCAAACGGACTCGGTAAATTTGTTCCAGTTGAACACAAAGATGCTGACGAGCTCACAGATGAAGAATACCCACTTATACTCACTACTGGAAGGATAATATTCCACTACAACTCTGGAACCATGACCAGAAGGTGTGAAAGTATCACAAACGAAATTGACGAAAATTTCATTGAGATAAACACCGAAGATGCCAAAAACTTAGGGATAAAGGCAGGAGAAAAAGTTAGAGTTTCTTCAAGAAGAGGAACTGTAAATGCGAATGCTAGAGTAACTGAAAACGTCATAAAAGGAGTAGTTTACATGTCATTCCACTTTTTAGAGGAAGCAACAAACAAACTAACAAATTCCGCATATGATCCTGTATCAAAAACCGCAGAACTCAAAATATGTGCCGTTAATGTTGAAAAAATTTAA
- a CDS encoding deoxyhypusine synthase: MSDPKNVVFKESEDLNGVFIEGPDFDKTIDLKDVLTDYYEKIGFQATHLGKAVKIWKQIEDIRKNEELVVFMGYTSNMVSSGLREIISYLVKHKKVDVLVTTAGGIEEDFIKCIKPFVLGEWDMAGSDLREKGINRIGNVYVPNDRYIEFETYMTRFFEILSKKQQDEHKIISASEFCFELGRFMDENLGEEKEKSIIYWAYVNKIPIFCPAITDGSIGDMLYFFKKNENETDLKIDVASDIVKLNDMAIDANKTACIVLGGSLPKHSIINANLFREGTDYAIYITTAVPWDGSLSGAPPEEGVSWGKIQEKADFVEIWADATLVFPMLVYGVFK, translated from the coding sequence ATGTCAGATCCAAAAAATGTAGTTTTTAAGGAAAGCGAGGATTTAAACGGTGTTTTTATCGAAGGACCCGATTTTGATAAGACTATCGATTTAAAAGACGTTTTAACAGATTATTATGAAAAAATAGGTTTTCAAGCAACGCACCTTGGAAAAGCAGTTAAAATCTGGAAACAAATTGAAGATATCCGTAAAAACGAAGAACTGGTCGTTTTTATGGGATATACTTCAAACATGGTGTCGTCAGGTCTTAGGGAAATTATATCTTACCTTGTAAAGCACAAAAAAGTTGATGTGCTTGTTACCACTGCCGGTGGAATCGAAGAAGACTTTATAAAATGCATAAAACCGTTTGTTCTTGGAGAATGGGACATGGCAGGTTCAGATCTTCGAGAAAAAGGAATAAACCGGATTGGAAATGTATACGTTCCAAATGATAGGTACATTGAATTTGAAACATACATGACCAGATTTTTTGAAATCCTTTCTAAAAAACAGCAAGATGAACATAAAATAATAAGTGCAAGCGAGTTTTGTTTCGAACTTGGAAGATTCATGGACGAAAATTTAGGCGAAGAAAAAGAAAAATCAATTATCTACTGGGCATATGTAAACAAAATACCGATATTCTGCCCCGCAATTACTGACGGGTCAATTGGAGATATGCTCTACTTCTTTAAAAAGAATGAGAATGAAACTGATTTAAAAATTGACGTTGCAAGCGATATCGTGAAATTAAACGATATGGCAATCGATGCAAATAAAACAGCATGCATCGTTTTAGGCGGCTCACTTCCAAAACACAGCATAATAAATGCAAATCTATTCCGGGAGGGAACTGATTATGCGATATACATTACAACCGCGGTTCCATGGGATGGTTCATTAAGCGGTGCACCTCCAGAAGAAGGTGTTTCGTGGGGTAAAATCCAAGAAAAAGCAGACTTCGTTGAGATATGGGCAGACGCAACGCTCGTATTTCCTATGCTCGTTTATGGGGTATTTAAATAA
- a CDS encoding 3-isopropylmalate dehydratase small subunit, producing the protein MKKTVEGKTWVFGDNIDTDAILPARYLVYTTEEQLAKYAMTGTDPEFPEKATVGDIIVGGKNFGCGSSREHAPIGLKGLGISMVIAESFARIFYRNSINIGFPLLECKDISKHVKEGDVLRVDLDKGTIKNVTTGDELTGQNLPDFMMEILNNGGLMPHLKKKISKA; encoded by the coding sequence ATGAAAAAGACTGTCGAAGGCAAAACATGGGTTTTTGGGGATAATATCGATACTGATGCGATATTACCTGCAAGATACCTTGTATACACTACCGAAGAACAGCTTGCAAAATACGCAATGACTGGAACCGACCCAGAATTCCCGGAAAAAGCTACTGTTGGCGATATAATCGTTGGCGGCAAGAATTTCGGTTGTGGAAGTTCAAGAGAACACGCCCCAATTGGTTTGAAAGGTTTAGGAATATCAATGGTTATTGCAGAAAGTTTTGCAAGAATCTTTTACAGAAATTCCATCAATATTGGATTTCCATTATTGGAATGTAAAGATATTTCAAAACACGTGAAAGAAGGCGACGTTTTAAGAGTGGACCTTGATAAAGGCACTATTAAAAACGTTACAACAGGCGATGAATTAACTGGCCAAAATCTTCCAGATTTCATGATGGAAATCTTAAACAATGGTGGGTTAATGCCACACTTGAAGAAAAAGATTTCAAAAGCTTAA
- the thrC gene encoding threonine synthase: protein MIQKCRVCGKEYDVDTIIYNCECGGLLEIKYDFESIKEKVSKESLRERELGVWRYLDYLPVKDPAKIVSLHEGGTPLYKCENLAKKLGLNELFVKNEGANPTGSFKDRGMTVGVTRANELGVETVGCASTGNTSASLAAYSARAGKKCIVLLPGGKVALGKLAQAMFYGAKVIQINGNFDEALVMVKNLALENKLYLLNSVNPFRLEGQKTIGFEICDQLDFEVPDMVILPVGNAGNISAIWKGFKEFKETGMIDKLPKMTGIQAEGAQPIVKAIKEGLEEIVPDEHPETIATAIRIGNPVNAAKALEAIKSSGGLAESVTDEEIIEAQKLLAQTEGIFVEPASASSIAGLIKLINMGLIDKEQKIVCITTGNGLKDPDAAIKASTMPTEIECDMEVLRKAIEE, encoded by the coding sequence ATGATTCAAAAATGCAGAGTATGCGGAAAAGAATACGATGTTGACACCATAATTTACAACTGTGAATGCGGTGGATTACTCGAAATTAAATACGATTTTGAAAGCATCAAAGAAAAAGTTTCAAAAGAGTCCTTAAGGGAAAGAGAACTCGGTGTATGGAGATATTTAGACTATTTACCTGTTAAAGATCCTGCAAAAATTGTAAGCCTTCACGAAGGTGGAACGCCTCTTTATAAATGTGAAAATCTCGCAAAAAAATTGGGATTAAACGAATTATTTGTTAAAAACGAAGGTGCAAACCCAACAGGAAGTTTCAAGGATCGGGGAATGACTGTAGGAGTTACAAGAGCAAATGAACTCGGTGTTGAAACAGTGGGTTGTGCTTCAACAGGAAACACGTCTGCATCACTTGCAGCGTACTCTGCAAGAGCAGGTAAGAAATGTATCGTTCTCCTTCCGGGAGGAAAAGTAGCTCTTGGAAAACTTGCTCAAGCAATGTTTTACGGTGCAAAAGTTATTCAAATCAACGGAAACTTTGATGAAGCTCTTGTAATGGTTAAAAACCTTGCATTAGAAAACAAACTCTACTTATTAAACTCTGTAAACCCATTCAGACTTGAAGGTCAGAAAACAATTGGTTTTGAAATCTGCGACCAGTTAGACTTTGAAGTTCCAGATATGGTAATTTTACCTGTCGGAAATGCTGGAAACATCAGCGCAATCTGGAAAGGATTTAAAGAATTCAAAGAAACAGGAATGATTGACAAGTTACCAAAAATGACTGGAATTCAGGCAGAAGGGGCACAGCCAATCGTAAAAGCAATAAAAGAAGGGCTTGAAGAAATAGTTCCTGATGAACACCCTGAAACAATCGCAACTGCAATTAGAATCGGAAACCCCGTAAATGCTGCAAAAGCGCTTGAAGCAATCAAATCTTCAGGCGGGCTTGCAGAAAGTGTAACCGATGAAGAAATTATTGAAGCTCAGAAACTTCTCGCACAAACAGAAGGAATTTTCGTAGAACCTGCTTCAGCTTCATCAATCGCAGGTCTTATCAAGTTAATAAACATGGGATTGATTGACAAAGAGCAAAAAATCGTATGTATTACAACAGGTAACGGATTAAAAGATCCCGATGCTGCAATCAAAGCAAGTACAATGCCTACAGAAATTGAATGTGACATGGAAGTACTCAGAAAAGCAATAGAAGAATAA
- a CDS encoding Sjogren's syndrome/scleroderma autoantigen 1 family protein, whose translation MDEIGIASKELAKGAKMLGKHCSSCGFPIFEKDGVEYCPNCNAPKIEIKEYSEDSKKEVKITSENSKNEYKLRIIDRKIEYLFSKLDSEEEIGRINEITSSIKTLLKIKKYL comes from the coding sequence GTGGATGAAATCGGTATTGCTTCAAAAGAGCTTGCAAAGGGGGCAAAAATGCTCGGAAAACACTGCAGTTCATGTGGGTTTCCAATATTTGAAAAAGACGGTGTAGAGTACTGCCCAAACTGCAACGCTCCTAAAATCGAAATTAAAGAGTATTCAGAAGATTCGAAAAAAGAAGTAAAAATAACGTCTGAAAATTCAAAAAATGAATATAAATTAAGGATAATCGATAGAAAAATCGAGTATTTATTTTCAAAATTGGATTCAGAAGAAGAAATTGGTAGAATTAATGAAATAACTTCGTCAATTAAAACACTATTAAAAATAAAAAAATATCTGTAA